The following proteins are encoded in a genomic region of Arachis stenosperma cultivar V10309 chromosome 4, arast.V10309.gnm1.PFL2, whole genome shotgun sequence:
- the LOC130973492 gene encoding non-specific phospholipase C2 gives MKKPQSSILSTLALLVLITSCPFKTVDAVANPIKTVVVLVMENRSFDHMLGWMKKLNPEINGVNGSESNPLSVADPNSKRVFFKEEAQYVDPDPGHSFQAIREQIFGSNDTSADPAPMNGFAQQAYSMDNTSAMSNDVMNGFDPDNVAVYKSLVSEFAVFDRWFSSVPASTQPNRLYVHSATSHGATSNVASLLAKGYPQQTIFDNLNDAGIDFGIYYQNIPATLFYKNLRKLKYIFKFHPYDLWFKQHAKEGKLPGYVVVEQRYMDTKLFPANDDHPSHDVYQGQMFVKEVYETLRASPQWNQTLLVITYDEHGGFFDHVPTPVRGVPSPDGIVGPEPFNFTFDRLGVRVPTIAVSPWIQKGTVVHGPMGSPTPTSEYEHSSIPATVKKLFNLTSFLTKRDAWAATFESIVQTRTEPRTDCPEKLPTPVKMRQGEAKEDGKMSEFQQELIQLAAVIKGENILTSYPDRVGKNMTVKQGKDYMEKAVRRFFQAGRYAKKMGVSDDHIVRMKPSLTTRSSKPTNTNP, from the exons ATGAAAAAGCCACAGAGTAGCATCTTATCCACCCTTGCGCTACTCGTTCTCATCACAAGCTGCCCATTCAAGACTGTCGACGCCGTCGCCAACCCGATCAAAACGGTGGTCGTTTTGGTGATGGAGAATCGCTCCTTCGACCACATGCTAGGATGGATGAAGAAGCTCAACCCGGAAATCAACGGTGTAAACGGGTCGGAATCAAACCCGTTATCGGTGGCCGACCCGAATTCGAAGCGAGTTTTCTTCAAGGAGGAGGCGCAGTACGTGGACCCGGATCCGGGTCACTCGTTCCAGGCGATCAGGGAACAGATATTCGGGTCAAATGATACGTCGGCCGACCCGGCACCCATGAATGGGTTCGCACAGCAAGCCTACTCCATGGACAACACGAGCGCCATGTCCAACGATGTGATGAACGGGTTTGATCCTGACAATGTTGCTGTTTATAAGTCACTTGTCTCTGAGTTTGCTGTCTTTGATAG GTGGTTTTCCTCAGTCCCAGCGTCCACCCAACCCAACCGTTTATATGTTCACTCCGCCACTTCACATGGTGCGACCAGCAACGTTGCGTCCCTCTTGGCAAAAGGTTACCCTCAACAAACAATCTTCGACAACCTGAATGATGCGGGCATTGACTTTGGAATATACTATCAGAACATACCGGCAACATTGTTCTACAAGAACCTAAGAAAGCTCAAGTATATCTTCAAGTTCCACCCATACGACCTGTGGTTCAAGCAGCATGCAAAAGAAGGAAAGTTGCCGGGGTACGTTGTGGTAGAGCAGCGGTACATGGACACAAAGTTGTTCCCAGCCAACGATGATCACCCATCGCACGATGTCTATCAAGGACAGATGTTTGTAAAGGAGGTATATGAGACGTTGAGGGCGAGCCCACAATGGAACCAAACCTTGTTGGTAATCACATACGATGAGCATGGTGGGTTTTTCGATCATGTGCCTACGCCGGTGCGTGGGGTGCCCTCTCCAGATGGAATTGTGGGTCCGGAACCATTCAACTTCACCTTTGATAGGTTGGGAGTTAGAGTTCCAACCATTGCTGTCTCGCCTTGGATTCAAAAAGGAACTG TTGTTCATGGGCCAATGGGGTCACCAACACCAACATCCGAATATGAGCATTCATCCATTCCAGCAACAGTGAAAAAACTCTTTAATTTGACTTCATTTTTGACAAAGAGAGATGCATGGGCTGCCACCTTTGAGAGCATTGTCCAGACCAGGACCGAACCCAGGACGGATTGCCCAG AGAAACTTCCAACCCCTGTAAAGATGAGGCAGGGTGAGGCGAAAGAAGATGGTAAAATGAGTGAATTTCAACAGGAGTTAATTCAGCTTGCGGCGGTGATTAAAGGGGAAAATATCTTGACTAGTTACCCAGATAGAGTAGGGAAGAACATGacagtgaagcaagggaaagaTTACATGGAAAAGGCGGTTAGAAGGTTCTTCCAAGCAGGGCGTTACGCAAAGAAAATGGGAGTCAGCGACGACCATATTGTTCGGATGAAGCCTTCTTTGACCACAAGATCATCCAAACCAACAAACACAAATCCTTAG
- the LOC130976264 gene encoding peptidyl-prolyl cis-trans isomerase FKBP43-like — MAFWGVEVKSGRPFIHNYDDSKGRLHISMATLGFGSATTRSTLQCNVGNSSPVYLCSLYPGTTESLQLNLELEELDQVVFTVIGARSIHLCGYYLGRTSRTTIFHGDSSESYGEDIADTENERSDFSDEDDLDDSFIDDNPNPEVFPPSPISNGEEASDDIKPEGKKSKHGRLRKKYCSVASDDDDDGGFEEKIIVNDSMDDQTKEIDNEDSRLISSVYKSKARQRILVDEINTGNSGAFDARNKNYEDDGDGNIQTGLETDNVLQDSQRDREATVSDKEKDVGDVKKSKKKKKEKQKETRNDDNDGDSIIQTALKTNNVLQDSQTHREAALSDKKKDVGDVKKSKKKKKEKEIKSSPNGHSIKLDKGEQDKPKIEMTLDTIAGQEQIKDGADEDKQTETVDKKLPSSDVGHVQDEKPKKKRKERQKEHIKQPTDNEEVETIEDAGKAKTKRRKKEQGNKDSHLEGEGSVEDRAHDFSNGNQNEEKVKKGKSKSKSKSKGNIEAKEE; from the exons ATGGCTTTCTGGG GAGTGGAGGTCAAATCTGGAAGGCCTTTTATCCATAACTATGATGATTCCAAAGGACGCCTCCATATTTCAATG GCTACATTAGGGTTCGGTAGTGCGACCACAAGAAGCACGCTGCAGTGTAACGTAGGCAATAGTAGCCCCGTGTATCTCTGCTCTCTCTATCCTGGAACCACTGAGTCATTGCAGTTGAATTTGGAGCTTGAGGAACTCGATCAAGTTGTCTTCACCGTCATCGGAGCTCGCAGCATTCATCTCTGCGGTTACTATCTTGGCAGAACTTCTCGTACAACCATCTTCCATGGAGACTCTTC AGAGTCATACGGGGAGGATATTGCCGATACAGAGAATGAGAGGTCGGATTTCAGCGATGAAGATGATTTGGACGATAGTTTTATTGATGATAATCCTAATCCGGAGGTTTTCCCGCCATCTCCTATTTCCAATGGAG AGGAAGCTTCTGATGATATAAAACCAGAAGGTAAGAAAAGCAAACATGGACGGCTTAGGAAGAAGTATTGTTCAGTAGCAtcggatgatgatgatgatggggGTTTCGAGGAAAAGATAATTGTAAATGATAGTATGGATGACCAGACAAAAGAAATTGATAACGAAGATAGCCGGCTGATTTCATCTGTTTACAAGAGTAAAGCTCGTCAAAGGATCTTAGTCGACGAAATTAACACCGGTAATAGTGGAGCATTTGATGCAAGGAACAAGAACTACGAAGATGATGGTGATGGTAATATTCAAACAGGTTTAGAAACTGACAATGTCCTTCAAGATAGTCAGAGGGATAG GGAAGCAACTGTGTCAGACAAAGAGAAAGATGTTGGGGAtgttaaaaaatcaaaaaagaaaaagaaggaaaagcaaaaagaaaccaggaatgatgataatgatggcGATAGTATTATTCAAACAGCTTTGAAAACTAACAATGTTCTTCAAGATAGCCAGACGCATAG GGAAGCAGCTCTGTCAGACAAAAAGAAAGATGTTGGGGAtgttaaaaaatcaaaaaagaaaaagaaggaaaaagaaatcaagagtTCCCCTAATGGGCATTCTATAAAACTAGATAAAGGTGAGCAAGATAAGCCAAAAATTGAGATGACCCTGGATACTATCGCAGGACAAGAACAAATCAAGGATGGCGCTGATGAGGA CAAACAAACTGAAACTGTGGATAAAAAGCTGCCTTCCTCTGACGTTGGTCATGTACAAGATGAAAAACccaagaagaaaaggaaagagcGGCAAAAGGAACACATCAAACAACCTACAGATAATGA AGAAGTTGAGACTATAGAGGATGCTGGAAAAGCTAAaacaaaaaggagaaagaaagaaCAAGGAAACAAAGATTCACATCTTGAAGGTGAAGG GAGTGTGGAAGATCGTGCTCATGACTTTTCCAATGGAAATCAAAATGAGGAAAAGGTTAAGAAAGGAAAGAgcaaaagtaaaagtaaaagtaaaggGAACATTGAGGCAAAGGAGGAATAA